Part of the Camelus dromedarius isolate mCamDro1 chromosome 11, mCamDro1.pat, whole genome shotgun sequence genome is shown below.
TCTTTGTGCtcatttaaaagtattattaaaaCAGCAATTCAAAAGGACAAACAAGTCAAagctaagtattttattaatcAAAATTGAGACCCTTAGTTAATTAAAATTGAAACTAACTAAAAATACACAACTTAAAAATAACCTCCTGTCACCAACCTAGAAAAGTTTGATTTGCCAACATATAATGAATACTCAGGAGCCTACTGCTGGGTGCATAGACAGATTTTCTTTTACAAACAAGTTATTTTCAGTTATAGAGATCTTGCAGATGATTagattaccattaaaaaaaaaagactgctaaAAATGCCTATTTAGGTAGTCAATCTATTCACAGAATTGGACGCTAAATGATATAGTGACCATTTAAAGTTGAAACTTCTTGTCTACCAAATTTTTACTAAAACTGCTTTTAAGcatgtaaattaatttaaaagatcaaCTCTTAATTATCTACAGCAAAAGAGAACTTTGGTACCAATAAATTAGAAGTAgagaatcaaaatatattttgtttgtagTTTTACAGTGTGTTTTTGGACTTAAATCGGAAATGCCTATATATCAGATGCAAAAGTCTTGTTCTTCTTGTTCTTCACTTCCATTATTGTGAGGGATGAATGACCTACCTATTCCCAATTATTGATATAAATAAAACACTAGCCTAAATTTTCTTCCACAAAGATTAATGCGTCACACCCTGCAATTTAGGCAAAAAGTAAGTAAAGAACTAAGCGCTTTACTTCTCGGTGCTCCCTTTCCCTTTTGACAGGAGCAGTAAGATACCAGAATAAAAACAATTCCAATAAATACAACCAGAATATATCAAATCTCCCATATGATAAGGGGCtaagaagaacaacaaaaataaataaaagagaaagggtgattttaaaaacaataaggCAAACTGAGCAAGGGGTGAGGGTGGGTTTAGGAGGGTATCTGCTACCAATCAACCCTTCTGCAAAATTCAGGGCCACGCACATTGCACGTGGAATTTGGACAATTCTTTGCTACATAACATATAGGAAGTTATTAACTCATTTTCACTTTAAgtaatataaaagaaacaaactattcAAAATCTGTAgcaattttactttttgaaatggTTATCctaaaaatgtttcccaaatttaAATTTTGCAAAAGTTCTACTCTCCAAGTCATCAGGTAGACACTGAAAACAACTTGTGAGTACTTGGACTGATTCTTTATGGAGCATGCATTTCTCATAAATCTAGACCAAAGTGAACTAACTGGAACTTAATTCTAAATTCAGCCTGTGCTTTCTGGACATAACATTAGaataacagtaaaaataatttttttaattatgtttacttCTCAAATAATTTTGTTTGGGAATATTCATATTCTTAGCCCCAAAGACCACTTTTAGAGTTTGAAAgattaaagacagaaaacaaaaattgtttcAGCAGTTGtcaaaataaaaggaatacaaaCACTGACCATAACAACTTTCCACTCAGTCCAAAACAAACCACTTCAGTTGAGCTCAgctcacttaatttttaaagccaCTCCCCTCTTCCAGCTTCATAACTGAACTGAACGTTGCTCAACATTACCTAGGTTAACAGGGAGGAGATAAAACCGTTGTAAAGACTGCACAGTGACTGACTGTAGAAGCGTAACATTCCAGAAGCTGGAGGGCTCTTTGAGATCTACCCAGACACGGATACTTCAcggatgagaacactgaggcccaaAAGATCTGACCAGaggcacattcattcattcattcattcaccctcTTAACGACGGCTGCCTAAGTGCCAGGCTCCAGGCTAGGTGCTGAAAACGAGCTGGAAGGTAGCATCCACCATTAACAAGCCAGTCCTTCTCCCTTGTCTTAAAATCAATCCTTAAAAGTCCTTATCAGCAAGAACTCATAGAAGAGCTCGGCAGCCTTTGTGGAACAGGGCCCACTTTCAGTTTCACACATTTCAGTAAACATAGTTGGCCCCCACTGTGTTTACTTTAAGTGATTAAGCATTAACAAAGGGAAGCACAGTATTCTGAATGAGTCCCTCTCTCCAATACATTCATAGCTTAAGGAAGTGCAATCAGAAAATGccctatacacacacaaacaagttCACAGAGAGGACAGCTTACAACATCAGAGCAATATGAGGTATCTATATAGATCAGTTAAGTTCAAGAGCTCAAGTTTGCAAAGTATGGAATGTAAATATCTCCCATTTCATTCAGATGTGGGCATATTCTTCTGAGATGTCTGTATATTTAAAAGATCTCTAAACTCACATTCAAATTAACATCCGATGACACATATATGTCTAAACCAGGCCTTTCTCCTTAAGATTAACTTTCCTTGATTGCTCTTTGAGTAAaggaaaattagaattaaaaaaaagaacaaaacctaaAATTTAATGTGCTGgctaaatgaaattcaaattctaTGTACAACCAAAGTAGCAATAGCTCAAACTGCACATTTCTGAGTTTTGTTAAAAAATGGGATGTGCAGTGAACTTACCCATCAACATAAATCATCCCTCATTGTGCCTGGACTTTTACAATCGTTAAGTCCAGCACTTAAATGTTTTCTATATCACAAGTCACAGTCAACTTCTTTAAGAAGTAAGAGACCGTATCGACAAGGCTCTTAAATGAAACAACCCATAAGTGAGGCACTTTGAAATATTAAACAGCAGCTCTCTGTGCACCCAGTTTCAGTGTTTTATACCAAAATAATCCACAGCTTTTACAGAGCTCTCGCAGGTGACCACTGGGTGAACGCTGATAAAATAAATCTTCACTGACGCTCTCTGAAGGCTCTTTGACTTTCCTGAAGCTAGTATCAGCTTAGGACGAAACTGCCATTGTGTTCTTCTATTTCTCAAACTTCCAGATTTGATTTTTATCTAGAGCATCACAAGTTCTCATCTGAACATTAGGTCGGCCCTCAGGTGTCCGGTAAGAGCTAAGACACAGTCCTGAGTGGGGATGAAAAATGGTTCCATCTTCTTTAAAATGCCAAATAATGTTTGCTGGAACAGGAAACCCATCTTTGGGACAATTTTGCATTCCTACGTGATTTTTTTGCTCAGGAACCTCTGCACATAACTCTGTCACAGAATTAAACCTTATTTCTTTGTTTGAAGTATATTCAAAGAATTGATTGCCTCCTTGACCGTGGCATCCAAACAGTGAAAGGTTAGCACCTGTGGGGTTGTTGTCAGGAGAATTATAATCTAAACATTCAGAAGAGATCCCCATACTGCGAATAGCTCCATGCCAGCCTGGCCTATCCTCTGGAACATGTAGattagaaaacacatttttcaaatacCAGTCAAAGCTTTTGCACCTCAGCCGTTCTCGTagtaattttctttcagaaatgtcACCATAAGCTTCCTTCCTTGCTGGAGGGTTTCGATTATAGAAGTGCTCTTTGTACTCGTCCATCCACACTTCCGCTGCCCGAGCAGTATTCTGTAGGAAATTGGGCCGAGCATAGGGTGCCCGCTTGGGGAACACGTGGCCCACGTGGGAACATGGGTGGATCTCCAGTTTACCTCCACACTGCCACACCCTAAAAGACAGCTCCAGGTTTTCACCTCCCCACACTTCCATCCCAGTGTCGTAAGTTCCAAGGTACTGAAAATATTGCTTGCTGACAGCAAACAGTCCTCCAGCCATGGTGGGTGACCTGATTGGGTCAATTCTCGATTTCCGCCTGTCCCTTTCATGTTTGGGGACAGAATGCCACTGGAACGTTAAACGCCAGTCAAAACCACCAATCATGGGCTCCCCAGTCTGCATATAGAATTCAAAAGTATTCCAATCAATGGTGTCTATGACAGGACAAACAATTGCTGTCTCATCTTCAGCGATCCTTTCCAAAAGTGGTTCCAACCAACCTGTATTACACTCACAGTGACAATCCAGGAAAGTGAGGACATCCCCAGTGGCAAAAGTGGCCCCAATCAGACGGGCCCTAACCAGACCCTCCCGCTTATTTGTCCTAATCAAGCGGACTCTATCGAGATTGCTGATATAAGTTTCAAGTTGTGCCTTCAAATAAACTCTGTCACTCAAGTCATCGACTAAGATGATCTCCTTCAAAAGGACTGCAGGAGAAGTTTCTAAAACACTGTGGATGGTGCGGAGCAAAGTCGACCAAGCTTCATTATAGAAAGCAATGATAACAGACGTGGTGGGCAGCCTCCTATAGTTAAACTTCTTGGATTTACACTCATACATTCTTTTATCCTCTATGTGGCGGTGCAGGGAAATCCTGTCGCTGAGGTAAATGTTAATGGCATATCTCTCAATGAGTTCTTCTTGCTGCTTCAGTTCACCCGCGTTGAGTTGAAGTTTGCTGGCTTTCCCCCATTCCCCAGTTGCGTGGGAATCTGCAGGGGGCTTCTCATAAAGCGGTCGAGACAAATCCACTGCCTCTTTCCCGGGGTCTGAGGACCGTCCTGGCCCCCGATCCCTGGCCAGGCCGGCTCCTGAGGAGGCATGGAAAGTGGAGACGGAGAGTTCCACCAGGAGATAGGCCACTGTTAAAAGCGCCAGCAGAAGGCAGCTTTTGCCTGCCCACGTCCACCTCACGGCCATCCGGATCCTCATGGCTGGGGCGCAGACGCGGACACCAGAGTCACCACGCAGGGGAAGGGCTGCCGAACCCGAAGCTAGAGTTCCCGGCTCAGGTAGGAACGAACTTCCAAGCAGGTCCCTCCTTTCATGCAGGCACTCGGCTCCCTTCCAGCCACGGGGGCTTCCCAGGGGTCACCTGGGGCCTCTCTGTGCTCGGCCTCCGGTACAGCCCCaactcctctctccccacttcctcctgtTCGTCTCTCAACTTTTCACAAACTCTCCAGCCAACACCCCACCCTCCCGAGGCCGAGGACAAACCCCTCCCCTTTCCACCTACTCCCCCTGGTGTCTAATTCGCGAAAGTCCTCGGTCAGGTCCAGGCCTATAATAGGCGACTCTGCGGGGCCCGGCTGGAGGGGCGGCGGGGACGACCGGGGTGGCTCCAGCTCGAACCCACTCTGGCTCCGACTGCGTCTCCGAACGCTTTCaacaccacccccacccacagaGCCTCTGTGGTTCTCCCGGGGGCCAGCGTGGACAGGAGGCAAGGGTTCCGACAGGTTAAGCGTCTCATTacccaaagaaaaaaagaataaaacttacCAAGTTGTTTGCCGTTGGGACTAAAGTCCACGGAGGTGATGGCAGCTTTGTGGCCTTTAAAATAACGCTCCAGAACGGGGTCCTCCTGGGAAGGAAAGTTGTCAAGTTTTGAAAGCAGGTGCAGACCTCGAATTGGGGGGTTCGGGGTTCAACGCTGTCCCCTCCCCCGGGGGCCGGCCCGGGAACGTCCTCATCCGCGGTGGGTGCGGAGCGGGAGCGTCCGAAGCGAGCACACGCGGCCGCCCCTACAGGGGGACGCCGAGGGCCAGCTACCCCCACAGAGCCGGCAAAATCCTACACTCGCGCTTCCCAGAACCGAGCGAATGAGAGGAACCACCTGGGCAGCTTGACTGAAATACACGTTCTGGGGCCCCGCCCGCCGGCGCGCAGTCACAGGTGCGAGGCGGGGCCCCGGCTTCCGTACTTTTTGAAAACCTCCCCGGTGATTCTGACGCAGGCGCTCCACGAGAACCCTTAGAGAATTCCGGGGGCCATGGGGCTGCCCGGGCTGTCGGAGCTCCGAGACTCGGTGAGGAGCCGCCCGGGAGCCCGGCCAGGGCTCGGCGCTCCCGACGCCCCAGTGGCGGAGGATGAGTCGCGGGCGCCCCGGGGCGAGGAGCGAGGAGCTAGCGGCTCAGGGCCCGGCTGAGGACACCTGCCTCCATCTTCCGCCAGGTGCGGGCGCGGCACCGACCTGGCCCCCCAGCCCACAGGACCGGCTCCGGGGAGGAGTCCCCCATCCCGTCCTTACCGGGGCGGAGGCCATGAGGGGAGCAGTCGGCTCCCAGCTCCTGCCGGTTGGGG
Proteins encoded:
- the GALNT4 gene encoding polypeptide N-acetylgalactosaminyltransferase 4 yields the protein MRIRMAVRWTWAGKSCLLLALLTVAYLLVELSVSTFHASSGAGLARDRGPGRSSDPGKEAVDLSRPLYEKPPADSHATGEWGKASKLQLNAGELKQQEELIERYAINIYLSDRISLHRHIEDKRMYECKSKKFNYRRLPTTSVIIAFYNEAWSTLLRTIHSVLETSPAVLLKEIILVDDLSDRVYLKAQLETYISNLDRVRLIRTNKREGLVRARLIGATFATGDVLTFLDCHCECNTGWLEPLLERIAEDETAIVCPVIDTIDWNTFEFYMQTGEPMIGGFDWRLTFQWHSVPKHERDRRKSRIDPIRSPTMAGGLFAVSKQYFQYLGTYDTGMEVWGGENLELSFRVWQCGGKLEIHPCSHVGHVFPKRAPYARPNFLQNTARAAEVWMDEYKEHFYNRNPPARKEAYGDISERKLLRERLRCKSFDWYLKNVFSNLHVPEDRPGWHGAIRSMGISSECLDYNSPDNNPTGANLSLFGCHGQGGNQFFEYTSNKEIRFNSVTELCAEVPEQKNHVGMQNCPKDGFPVPANIIWHFKEDGTIFHPHSGLCLSSYRTPEGRPNVQMRTCDALDKNQIWKFEK